Proteins from a single region of Weeksella virosa DSM 16922:
- a CDS encoding S46 family peptidase, whose protein sequence is MRKTLMKTSLLLSFLALGNTLFAQGGGMWIPTELNEKEMKEMGLKISATDIFSNGKKSINNAIAHFGGGCTSEVISPNGLLLTNHHCGYGQIQSHSSLENDYLKDGFWAKDMKAELPNKGLTATFIVDIIDVTDKILQGVTDNMPEEQRMELVKQNIQTLSAQTETKSYQENYVRPFYKGNKYYQFITETFRDVRLVGAPPSAIGKYGSDTDNWVWPRHTGDFALFRIYADKNNQPADYSPNNVPYKPKHFLPVNIGGIKEGDFTFVYGFPGTTDEYLPASSLLQIQDVINPARIGARTIALQHIDKKMREDDATRIKYASKQARISNAHKKWIGEKLGLERSKAVELRLTKENDFAKRIAKNKQQKKTYGNIIQQLNALNKENEKFAVATTLFGEIFSTNSETFRMTLALNNLANSYKKESYQNIKSRVINQLNGMYKDYDAALDQTISAELIEYYNTTMPKDLLPNKVASAEEIQTVLDNTLINGTATINGKTLLTSLEELSKNDDEFIKAIQQDPLVLLVKRYLDTYQEKVSTQYLANQNKMNQLMRTYMKAQLEVFSDQKLFPDANSTLRVTYGKVDGYQPRDAVYYEPVTYLDGVVEKHIPGDYEFDLPQPLIDLYNKKDFGKYADKNGKLPVNFIATNHTTGGNSGSPAIDGNGNLVGLNFDRVWEGTMSDLNYDPEICRNIMVDARYILWVIEKYGKADHLIKEMKIVTK, encoded by the coding sequence ATGAGAAAGACATTGATGAAAACGTCGTTGCTTTTGAGTTTTTTGGCTCTCGGTAACACTCTTTTTGCACAAGGCGGAGGAATGTGGATACCGACAGAACTGAACGAAAAAGAAATGAAAGAAATGGGACTAAAAATTTCTGCAACCGATATTTTTAGTAACGGGAAAAAGAGCATAAACAATGCCATTGCCCATTTTGGCGGTGGATGTACATCAGAAGTAATATCCCCAAATGGATTGTTGCTAACCAATCATCACTGTGGATATGGTCAAATCCAAAGTCATTCGTCATTAGAGAACGATTATTTGAAAGATGGATTTTGGGCCAAAGATATGAAAGCAGAATTACCAAATAAAGGACTCACAGCTACTTTTATTGTAGATATTATCGATGTTACAGATAAAATTTTACAAGGAGTAACTGATAATATGCCAGAGGAGCAACGGATGGAGTTGGTGAAACAAAACATACAAACACTTTCTGCACAAACCGAAACAAAATCGTACCAAGAAAATTATGTTCGACCATTTTACAAAGGGAATAAATACTACCAATTTATCACCGAAACCTTCCGCGATGTACGTCTAGTAGGAGCTCCACCTTCGGCAATAGGTAAATACGGTAGTGATACCGATAACTGGGTTTGGCCAAGACACACAGGAGATTTTGCATTGTTTAGAATTTACGCTGATAAAAACAATCAACCTGCAGATTACTCACCAAACAATGTACCTTACAAACCAAAACATTTTTTACCGGTAAATATTGGTGGGATAAAAGAAGGTGATTTTACATTTGTTTACGGATTTCCAGGAACAACGGATGAATATCTACCAGCTTCATCATTGCTTCAAATCCAAGATGTGATAAATCCTGCTAGGATAGGAGCAAGAACGATTGCACTGCAGCATATAGATAAAAAAATGCGTGAAGATGATGCAACGCGTATCAAATATGCCTCTAAGCAAGCGAGAATTTCTAATGCACACAAAAAATGGATAGGAGAAAAATTAGGATTAGAAAGGAGTAAAGCTGTAGAATTGCGTTTGACTAAAGAAAATGATTTTGCAAAAAGAATAGCCAAAAATAAACAACAAAAGAAAACATACGGGAATATCATTCAACAATTGAATGCGTTGAACAAAGAAAATGAAAAGTTTGCGGTTGCAACCACCTTGTTTGGCGAAATTTTCTCTACAAACTCAGAAACTTTTCGTATGACTTTGGCATTGAATAATTTAGCCAATTCATATAAAAAAGAAAGTTATCAGAATATTAAATCTCGTGTAATCAACCAATTAAATGGGATGTATAAAGATTATGATGCAGCCTTGGATCAGACTATTTCTGCAGAATTAATCGAATATTACAATACCACAATGCCCAAAGACTTATTGCCAAATAAAGTTGCTTCGGCAGAAGAGATACAAACTGTTTTGGATAATACGTTGATTAACGGAACAGCAACAATTAATGGCAAAACTCTGCTAACTTCCTTAGAAGAATTATCGAAGAATGACGATGAATTTATTAAAGCAATACAGCAAGATCCTTTGGTATTATTGGTTAAGCGTTATTTGGATACTTATCAAGAAAAAGTTAGTACACAATATTTAGCGAACCAAAACAAAATGAATCAGCTGATGCGTACCTATATGAAAGCACAATTGGAAGTGTTTTCTGATCAAAAACTATTCCCAGATGCCAATTCTACTTTGCGCGTAACCTATGGTAAAGTTGATGGATATCAGCCGCGTGATGCAGTTTATTATGAGCCAGTTACATATTTAGATGGTGTGGTAGAAAAACATATTCCGGGAGATTATGAGTTCGATTTGCCACAACCATTGATTGATTTGTATAACAAAAAAGATTTTGGGAAATACGCAGATAAAAATGGAAAATTACCCGTTAATTTTATTGCAACCAATCACACAACGGGCGGTAATTCTGGAAGCCCGGCAATTGATGGAAATGGAAATTTGGTAGGATTGAATTTTGACCGTGTTTGGGAAGGAACAATGTCTGATTTGAATTATGATCCAGAAATTTGTAGAAACATTATGGTTGATGCACGATATATTTTATGGGTTATCGAAAAATATGGAAAAGCTGACCACTTAATAAAAGAAATGAAAATCGTAACTAAATAA
- a CDS encoding efflux RND transporter periplasmic adaptor subunit — MKNYIWALIIGMNFSACTSQKEENKTLRETENTQEITLTQAQQKQLTIETVKVETIDLNATMQLSARTQVLPQDRISVTHMLGGFVKSIQVIPGTYVKKGQVLAVLEDPMFVQIQEEYLTTKALLEKAESNFKRQKELNEAQAASTKILEEAQADRKLLLIKKRALEEKLHLMHLSPNSVTVNAIKRNLTVVSPVSGAINKVSVNRGQYVSASEPLLEIIQSSTPLLEIKAFENQLAALKIGQKILASTNQNPEQKYEAKVISIGQEVNSDGSVNVLAQLSNPLPQPLISQMYFTVELTVANQSAQVLPEGSVVHFEGKDYVYEVLSNNTYKMKKVKIGKAEKNKIAIITPLNPTQNYVSKGAYALLMAMKNTEEEE, encoded by the coding sequence ATGAAAAACTATATTTGGGCATTGATTATCGGAATGAATTTCAGTGCTTGTACCTCTCAAAAAGAAGAAAACAAAACGCTTCGAGAAACCGAAAACACACAGGAAATAACATTAACCCAAGCGCAGCAAAAACAACTCACGATCGAAACCGTGAAAGTAGAAACGATAGACCTGAATGCTACGATGCAATTGAGCGCAAGAACTCAAGTGTTGCCGCAAGACCGAATTTCGGTAACGCATATGCTAGGTGGTTTTGTGAAGTCGATTCAGGTAATTCCGGGAACGTATGTGAAAAAAGGGCAAGTTTTGGCAGTGTTAGAAGACCCAATGTTTGTGCAAATACAAGAGGAATATCTCACGACAAAAGCTTTGTTGGAGAAGGCGGAATCTAACTTTAAACGACAAAAAGAACTGAATGAAGCGCAGGCGGCAAGCACCAAAATTTTGGAAGAAGCACAAGCCGATCGAAAATTATTGCTGATCAAGAAAAGGGCTTTGGAAGAAAAATTACACTTGATGCATTTGTCACCAAATTCGGTCACCGTAAATGCTATCAAAAGAAATTTAACGGTTGTTTCGCCGGTTTCGGGCGCCATAAATAAGGTTTCTGTAAATCGAGGTCAATATGTTTCGGCTTCAGAACCTTTGTTGGAAATTATCCAATCTTCAACACCATTATTGGAAATAAAAGCCTTTGAAAATCAATTAGCTGCATTGAAAATTGGTCAAAAAATTTTAGCGTCAACCAATCAAAACCCAGAGCAAAAATACGAAGCTAAGGTGATTTCTATTGGTCAAGAAGTCAATTCTGATGGATCTGTAAATGTCTTGGCTCAGTTGTCTAATCCTTTGCCACAACCCTTGATTTCGCAAATGTATTTTACGGTAGAATTAACGGTTGCCAATCAGTCTGCGCAAGTTTTACCTGAAGGATCTGTAGTACATTTTGAAGGTAAAGATTATGTGTATGAAGTGCTTAGCAATAACACGTATAAGATGAAAAAAGTGAAAATAGGGAAGGCAGAAAAAAATAAAATAGCGATTATTACGCCATTAAATCCTACCCAAAACTATGTTTCAAAAGGAGCATATGCTTTACTTATGGCGATGAAAAATACAGAAGAAGAAGAATGA
- a CDS encoding CusA/CzcA family heavy metal efflux RND transporter: MLNKIIDFSIKNKFIIGLFTLALLVFGIYEVKKLPIDAQPDITSNQVQILTVAPSFGAEDIERLVTFPIEQATANIAGITELRSFSRFGLSLVTIVFNNKTDVYWARQQVSERLLQVRNEIPDGIGEPELGPISTGLGEIYQYVVRPKKGYEDRFDATELRTIQDWIVRQQLISVPGVADVSSFGGKLKQYEIALQPNRLQAHHLTINDVFDALEKNNQNTGGAYIEKGPTSLFIRSEGLIGSIQDIENIAVKRISGGLPLLLKDIAEVKIGHATRYGAMTYNDQGEVSGAVVMMLKGENSNEVVQRVKDRIESIQNTLPEGVVIEAFLDRKKMVDNTIHTVQVNLLEGALIVVFVLVLFLGNLRAGFIVASVIPLSLLFAIIMMNILGIGGNLMSLGALDFGLIVDGAVIIVEAAMHQLVLSKQFGKNQRLSSRNMNATVGSAAKKMVNSAVFGQIIILIVYLPIFSLQGIEGKMFKPMAQTVSLALVGAFILSLTYVPMMTSLVLSKKKKIKPNFSDRVMSRIENIHHHWLLKAIKQRKIVLSAVVLMFAFALFLLSRLGGEFIPSLEEGDFAVEARVLPGSNLSTTIEYTNKAAKILKDRFPEVEMVVTKIGSGEIPTDPMPMDTGDMIVVLKPKKEWTSAKTFPELSEKMSAAVAEVPGLSTSFQYPVQMRFNELMTGARQDVVVKIFGENLDSLAHYAQKLGNVIQQVDGAHELYIEPVSGTPQVVIEFNRALLAQHGLSIGDANKIINMSFAGQTTGNVFEGQRRFDLTVRLDEKSRASITDIQNLLLPTDSGLQIPLSQVAEVAYKNTPNQIQREDAKRRIIVGFNVKDKDVQTVVEDLQAQVAAKIQFPSGYYATYGGAFENLNQAKERLGIAVPIALVMIFLMLYFAFKSIKYSLLIYTAIPLSSIGGIYFLVLRGMPFSISAGVGFIALFGVAVLNGIVLVSEYNRLKAQGIHNIPRVVLMGTRTRLRPVLMTASVASLGFLPMALSHGSGAEVQRPLATVVIGGLLIATFLTLFVLPILYILFEKTHMKSKVSTPLKTVSIFLFLLIGNSLSAQQIMTYDEMISVGKNQNLHLKQARFETAYHQKNNRSNLGLAPTDFSVEFGKINSDLFDEKISVVQKIPFPTYFQKQRNVNQQRIKKAKMQEKLGEQVFEKKIADQYVAWQYWQLKQAILKKNLKIYEDFLAKASLRFQKGESNRAEVSMAKIRFQNLKNEAVFIQSQLQSICWNLQNLLQIEEPIEPKTEQDFFLPQKQIGTTSAQIEVEKEKLLINQMQIDVEKTKRLPEFSVGYFNQSFKELNDKRYQGLMVGVAVPLFSGSIRSNIESAEVLVQMQENQLQIEQKNWSNQVQQINNEIDALDKVLTSYQSVQWPETQLLQQTISQQLLSGEINYLDWVVQNDQVIQIQNQFADQLLQRNQSVITFNFLTNE, encoded by the coding sequence ATGTTAAATAAAATCATTGATTTTTCAATCAAAAATAAATTCATCATAGGTCTTTTTACACTTGCTTTACTCGTTTTCGGAATTTACGAAGTAAAGAAGTTACCTATTGATGCTCAACCTGATATCACATCCAATCAGGTTCAAATTCTTACCGTTGCACCTTCTTTTGGAGCAGAAGATATCGAACGTTTGGTTACTTTCCCAATCGAACAAGCAACGGCAAACATTGCAGGAATTACCGAATTGAGGAGTTTCTCTCGCTTTGGTTTGTCTTTGGTAACGATTGTTTTCAACAATAAGACCGATGTTTATTGGGCAAGACAGCAAGTGAGCGAACGTTTACTGCAAGTACGAAACGAAATCCCGGACGGAATTGGTGAGCCTGAATTAGGCCCGATTTCTACCGGCTTGGGAGAAATTTATCAATACGTTGTTCGTCCGAAAAAAGGTTACGAAGATCGTTTTGATGCCACAGAATTGCGCACCATTCAAGACTGGATTGTTCGTCAACAATTGATAAGCGTTCCCGGTGTGGCCGATGTAAGTAGTTTTGGTGGGAAGTTAAAACAATACGAAATTGCCTTACAACCGAACCGTTTGCAGGCGCATCATCTCACTATAAACGATGTTTTTGATGCCTTAGAAAAGAACAATCAAAATACCGGTGGCGCGTATATCGAAAAAGGTCCGACTTCTCTTTTTATTCGCTCCGAAGGATTGATTGGTTCCATTCAAGACATAGAAAATATTGCAGTAAAACGGATTTCGGGCGGTTTGCCTTTATTGCTGAAAGACATAGCCGAAGTTAAAATCGGCCATGCAACGCGTTATGGCGCCATGACTTATAATGATCAGGGCGAAGTTTCGGGCGCGGTGGTCATGATGCTCAAAGGAGAAAATAGTAATGAAGTGGTGCAACGGGTCAAAGATCGAATCGAAAGTATCCAAAACACATTGCCCGAAGGCGTAGTGATCGAAGCTTTTCTCGATCGTAAAAAAATGGTCGACAATACTATTCATACCGTTCAGGTGAATCTTTTAGAAGGCGCACTGATTGTTGTTTTTGTATTGGTTTTATTTTTAGGAAATCTTCGGGCAGGTTTCATCGTTGCCTCAGTCATTCCGCTGTCGTTGCTTTTCGCCATTATAATGATGAATATTTTAGGAATCGGTGGAAACTTAATGAGTTTAGGAGCGCTTGATTTTGGTTTGATCGTGGATGGCGCTGTGATTATTGTAGAAGCCGCGATGCATCAATTGGTGTTGAGTAAACAATTTGGGAAGAATCAACGACTTTCTTCCCGAAACATGAATGCTACGGTAGGATCGGCAGCTAAAAAAATGGTGAACTCTGCCGTTTTTGGGCAAATCATTATCCTCATCGTGTATCTCCCGATTTTTTCTTTGCAAGGAATCGAAGGTAAAATGTTCAAACCCATGGCACAAACCGTTTCTTTGGCTTTGGTCGGAGCCTTTATTTTGTCTTTGACCTACGTGCCAATGATGACTTCTTTGGTGTTGAGTAAAAAGAAAAAAATCAAACCAAATTTTTCCGATCGAGTGATGAGTAGGATAGAAAACATTCATCATCATTGGTTGCTGAAAGCCATCAAACAAAGAAAAATCGTATTGTCTGCTGTGGTGTTGATGTTTGCTTTTGCTTTGTTTCTCTTAAGCCGATTAGGAGGCGAATTTATCCCATCTTTAGAAGAAGGCGACTTTGCCGTAGAAGCGCGCGTTTTGCCCGGTAGTAATTTATCTACCACGATAGAATACACCAACAAAGCCGCTAAAATACTGAAAGATCGTTTTCCTGAAGTCGAAATGGTCGTGACCAAAATCGGAAGTGGTGAAATTCCGACCGATCCTATGCCAATGGATACCGGCGATATGATTGTGGTGCTGAAACCTAAAAAAGAATGGACATCTGCCAAAACTTTTCCCGAATTATCCGAAAAAATGAGCGCTGCTGTTGCAGAAGTTCCTGGTTTAAGTACAAGTTTTCAATATCCAGTACAAATGCGTTTCAATGAGTTGATGACGGGCGCGCGCCAAGATGTAGTGGTAAAAATCTTTGGAGAAAATTTGGATAGTTTGGCTCATTATGCGCAAAAATTGGGCAATGTTATCCAGCAAGTAGATGGCGCACACGAATTGTACATCGAACCCGTTAGCGGAACGCCACAAGTGGTGATAGAATTCAACCGTGCGTTATTGGCTCAACATGGTCTGAGTATTGGCGATGCGAATAAAATCATCAATATGTCGTTTGCAGGTCAAACAACCGGAAATGTTTTCGAAGGACAAAGACGTTTTGATTTAACGGTTCGCTTGGATGAAAAAAGTAGAGCATCGATAACCGATATTCAAAATCTGCTGCTTCCTACCGATTCCGGGTTGCAAATTCCGCTTTCTCAAGTGGCCGAAGTGGCTTATAAAAACACGCCAAACCAAATTCAGCGAGAAGATGCCAAGAGAAGAATTATTGTAGGATTCAATGTGAAAGATAAAGATGTGCAAACCGTTGTAGAAGATTTACAAGCACAAGTGGCCGCAAAAATTCAATTTCCTTCAGGATATTATGCAACGTATGGCGGCGCTTTCGAAAACCTCAATCAAGCCAAAGAACGTTTAGGAATTGCAGTTCCGATTGCTTTGGTGATGATTTTTCTGATGTTGTATTTTGCCTTCAAATCAATCAAATACAGTTTATTGATTTATACCGCTATTCCTTTGTCTTCGATTGGCGGCATTTACTTTTTAGTTCTTCGAGGCATGCCTTTCAGTATCAGTGCAGGCGTTGGTTTTATTGCACTTTTCGGAGTGGCGGTACTCAACGGCATCGTGTTGGTGTCCGAATATAATCGCCTCAAAGCACAAGGCATTCACAATATTCCGCGCGTTGTTCTGATGGGAACTCGTACCCGTTTACGTCCTGTTCTGATGACAGCTTCGGTTGCATCGCTTGGCTTTTTACCTATGGCGCTCAGTCACGGTTCGGGTGCAGAAGTACAACGTCCTTTGGCCACTGTGGTCATCGGAGGTTTATTGATTGCCACCTTTCTCACTCTTTTTGTTTTACCCATTTTATACATTTTATTCGAAAAAACACATATGAAATCCAAAGTATCCACACCGCTAAAAACGGTCAGTATTTTCTTGTTTCTTTTGATAGGAAATTCGCTTAGTGCGCAACAAATTATGACGTATGACGAAATGATTTCGGTCGGAAAAAATCAGAATTTACATTTGAAGCAAGCTCGTTTTGAAACCGCGTACCATCAAAAGAACAATCGTTCCAATTTAGGTTTGGCACCTACGGATTTTTCAGTCGAATTCGGAAAAATCAATAGTGATTTGTTTGATGAAAAAATTAGTGTTGTTCAGAAAATCCCATTTCCTACTTATTTTCAGAAACAACGAAATGTGAATCAGCAACGGATCAAAAAGGCGAAAATGCAAGAAAAATTAGGCGAGCAGGTTTTCGAAAAAAAAATTGCAGACCAATATGTTGCTTGGCAATATTGGCAATTGAAACAAGCTATTCTCAAAAAAAATCTAAAGATATATGAAGATTTTTTAGCGAAGGCTTCTTTGCGTTTCCAAAAAGGAGAGAGCAATCGAGCAGAGGTTTCGATGGCTAAAATTCGTTTTCAGAACTTGAAAAATGAAGCTGTTTTTATCCAATCTCAATTGCAGTCTATTTGTTGGAACCTTCAGAATTTGTTGCAAATCGAAGAACCCATCGAACCCAAAACCGAGCAAGATTTTTTCCTACCCCAAAAGCAAATCGGAACAACATCGGCACAAATAGAAGTAGAAAAAGAGAAACTTCTTATCAATCAAATGCAAATAGATGTGGAGAAAACAAAGCGGTTGCCAGAGTTTTCGGTAGGATATTTTAATCAGAGTTTTAAGGAACTTAATGACAAACGCTACCAAGGTTTGATGGTGGGTGTTGCGGTTCCGCTTTTTTCTGGAAGCATTCGATCGAACATCGAATCGGCAGAAGTTTTGGTGCAAATGCAAGAAAATCAATTGCAAATCGAACAAAAAAACTGGTCGAATCAAGTGCAACAAATCAACAACGAAATTGACGCGTTAGACAAAGTGCTTACTTCGTATCAATCGGTTCAGTGGCCAGAAACGCAACTTTTACAACAAACCATTTCGCAACAATTGTTGAGCGGTGAAATCAATTATCTCGATTGGGTGGTGCAAAATGATCAGGTGATTCAGATTCAGAATCAATTTGCAGATCAACTTTTGCAACGAAATCAATCGGTTATAACTTTTAATTTTTTAACAAACGAATAA
- the asnS gene encoding asparagine--tRNA ligase, with protein MQSYSIKTLLEKGKEVALQEVSIHGWVRSFRSNRFIALNDGSCLKTIQVVVDFDKFDEELIQQITTAASLQVVGEVVESQGKGQEIEIVAKDIKVLGVAASEEVQGTILQPKAHSLEKLREQAHLRFRTNLFGAVMRVRNALMFAIHQYFNELDFVYINTPIITGSDAEGAGEMFHVTNFDLDNLPRTEDGKVDYSQDFFGKATNLTVSGQLEGEAAAMGLGKIYTFGPTFRAENSNTSRHLAEFWMIEPEMAFYNLDQNMDLAEDFLKYVIQYAKDKCPDDLAFLAERYAKEQSQKPADERSELGLMDRLDYVLNNRFIRLSYTEAIDILKNSKPNKKGKFKYPVDGWGVDLQSEHERYLVEKHFKTPVILFDYPQEIKAFYMRLNEDGKTVRAMDVLFPGIGEIIGGSQREERLDVLDERIKQFGIDQEEIWWYRDTRRFGTVPHSGFGLGLERLVLFVTGMGNIRDVIPFPRTPNNAEF; from the coding sequence ATGCAATCATACAGTATAAAAACCTTGTTGGAGAAAGGCAAAGAAGTAGCCTTGCAAGAAGTAAGTATTCATGGATGGGTGAGATCTTTTCGTAGTAATCGATTTATCGCACTCAATGATGGATCTTGTTTAAAAACAATTCAAGTCGTTGTAGATTTTGATAAGTTTGATGAAGAACTTATTCAACAAATTACTACAGCAGCATCCTTACAAGTTGTAGGAGAAGTAGTAGAAAGCCAGGGTAAAGGGCAAGAAATAGAGATCGTAGCCAAAGATATCAAAGTGCTAGGCGTTGCAGCTTCTGAAGAGGTTCAGGGGACAATTCTACAGCCCAAAGCACACTCATTAGAAAAGTTGCGCGAACAAGCACATCTGCGTTTTCGTACCAATCTGTTTGGTGCTGTAATGCGAGTGAGAAATGCGTTGATGTTTGCAATTCATCAATACTTCAATGAGCTCGATTTTGTCTATATTAACACACCTATAATCACAGGCTCTGATGCAGAAGGAGCAGGAGAGATGTTTCATGTGACAAATTTCGATTTAGATAATTTACCACGTACCGAAGACGGCAAAGTAGACTATAGCCAAGATTTCTTTGGGAAAGCGACAAACCTTACAGTTTCTGGACAATTAGAAGGGGAAGCTGCCGCTATGGGGTTGGGTAAAATCTATACATTCGGACCGACTTTCCGTGCAGAAAATTCGAATACTTCACGTCATTTAGCTGAGTTTTGGATGATCGAACCCGAGATGGCTTTTTATAATTTGGATCAAAATATGGATTTGGCAGAAGATTTCCTGAAATATGTTATCCAATATGCCAAAGATAAATGTCCGGATGATTTAGCTTTCTTGGCCGAACGTTATGCCAAAGAACAAAGTCAGAAACCAGCCGATGAGCGATCAGAGTTAGGTTTGATGGATCGTTTAGATTATGTTCTGAATAATCGTTTTATTCGCTTATCTTACACCGAAGCTATTGATATTCTGAAAAATTCTAAACCAAACAAAAAAGGGAAATTCAAATACCCAGTAGATGGATGGGGTGTAGATTTACAATCTGAACATGAGCGATATTTGGTAGAAAAGCATTTCAAGACACCAGTAATATTGTTCGATTACCCACAAGAAATTAAAGCCTTCTATATGCGCCTAAACGAAGACGGAAAAACAGTTCGTGCAATGGATGTTCTCTTCCCTGGAATTGGTGAAATTATAGGCGGATCACAAAGAGAAGAACGTTTAGATGTGTTGGACGAAAGAATAAAACAGTTTGGTATCGATCAAGAAGAAATATGGTGGTATAGAGACACACGCCGCTTTGGTACCGTACCACATTCGGGTTTTGGATTAGGACTAGAACGCTTGGTTCTTTTTGTGACCGGAATGGGAAATATACGCGATGTTATTCCGTTCCCTAGAACCCCGAACAATGCAGAATTTTAG
- the rpoN gene encoding RNA polymerase factor sigma-54 — MLKQELNLKLQQKLSPQQIQLMKLVQLPTVAFEQRVKEELEENPALDEDSPNYEDEFEMSNDNDWDSQDEYREENVIDTSDINIDEYLSDDDIPNYKTYTNNYSDDDDEKSVPYAQGVSFIEYLEKQLYTNRLTEEEYEIAEFIIGNIDEDGYIRRDLKALVDDLAFSQNIYTELEVVENLLVKYIQRMDPVGVGARDLQECLLIQLENKTQNESIELAEKLITESFDAFTKKHYTKLMTKYGVNEDELRDAISEIERLNPKPGKSFSSSSKIIEQITPDFTITIENSELNLSLNGRNVPELRISSAYAEMLETYKKTENKSNEQKEAVLFVKQKLDSAKWFIDAVQQRRNTLMITMQAIMKFQKEYFLTGDETKIKPMILKDISDLIGMDISTVSRVANSKYVQTPYGTFLIKDLFSESLTNDEGEEVSTREIKRILQDVINEENKRTPLTDEKLTEILKEKGYPIARRTIAKYREQLSIPVARLRKEI; from the coding sequence ATGTTAAAGCAGGAATTAAATCTAAAATTACAACAAAAGTTATCACCACAACAAATTCAATTAATGAAGTTGGTGCAATTACCTACTGTTGCCTTTGAACAAAGAGTGAAAGAGGAGTTAGAAGAGAATCCTGCTTTGGACGAAGATTCACCTAATTACGAAGATGAATTCGAGATGTCGAATGATAACGACTGGGATTCGCAAGATGAATACCGAGAAGAAAATGTTATCGATACAAGCGACATCAATATCGATGAGTATTTGAGTGATGATGATATCCCGAATTATAAAACCTATACCAATAATTATAGCGATGACGATGACGAAAAATCTGTTCCTTATGCACAAGGAGTTTCGTTTATCGAGTATCTAGAAAAACAATTGTATACTAATCGTTTGACAGAAGAAGAATATGAAATCGCAGAATTTATTATCGGAAATATTGATGAAGATGGCTACATTCGCCGCGATCTAAAAGCTCTGGTCGATGATTTAGCATTTTCGCAGAATATCTATACCGAATTAGAAGTAGTAGAAAATTTACTTGTAAAATATATTCAACGAATGGATCCTGTTGGTGTAGGAGCAAGAGATTTGCAAGAATGCTTGTTGATACAACTCGAGAATAAAACCCAAAACGAGTCTATCGAATTGGCCGAAAAATTAATTACTGAATCGTTTGATGCATTTACGAAAAAACATTATACAAAATTAATGACCAAGTATGGTGTGAACGAAGATGAATTGAGAGACGCAATTAGCGAAATCGAACGATTGAATCCAAAGCCAGGAAAATCATTCTCGAGTAGTAGTAAAATTATCGAACAAATTACACCCGATTTTACGATTACAATAGAGAATAGTGAGCTAAATCTTTCTCTTAACGGTAGGAATGTACCAGAATTGCGTATCTCCTCTGCTTATGCAGAAATGCTCGAAACATATAAAAAAACAGAGAATAAATCCAATGAGCAAAAAGAGGCAGTATTGTTTGTTAAACAAAAATTAGACTCGGCCAAATGGTTTATTGATGCAGTACAGCAAAGACGAAACACGCTCATGATTACCATGCAGGCAATCATGAAGTTTCAGAAAGAATATTTTCTTACAGGAGACGAAACCAAAATCAAACCAATGATTCTGAAAGATATATCTGATCTTATCGGTATGGATATCTCAACAGTTTCTCGAGTAGCTAACAGTAAATATGTACAAACACCCTACGGCACTTTTTTAATCAAAGATTTATTCTCAGAGAGTTTAACAAATGACGAAGGTGAAGAAGTCTCGACCAGAGAAATCAAACGCATATTACAAGATGTCATTAACGAAGAAAATAAACGTACACCGTTGACAGATGAAAAACTAACGGAAATACTAAAAGAAAAAGGCTACCCAATTGCGCGCAGAACTATTGCAAAATACCGTGAACAATTGAGTATTCCGGTAGCGAGATTACGTAAAGAAATCTAA